A single region of the Buteo buteo chromosome 16, bButBut1.hap1.1, whole genome shotgun sequence genome encodes:
- the MANEAL gene encoding LOW QUALITY PROTEIN: glycoprotein endo-alpha-1,2-mannosidase-like protein (The sequence of the model RefSeq protein was modified relative to this genomic sequence to represent the inferred CDS: inserted 2 bases in 1 codon; substituted 1 base at 1 genomic stop codon), protein MSKVSRTERTDSFLQQKQELQLSIPLYVQKWPKWTGSSLLAVTTPHSGTERGRQPLPLPITGPPRHPPRRDKVRAGLAGSIVAPAGDQPSAPRDPPHMRPGPAVTVEDTGGPEPPPGHRPRGEPTVPGTGTQQPPTTAPQPITGATSGCGRSPPLCRNAPAQGTRCPLAGAAGTHGPRQVPRNAEPALSGAAAGVLVPPRHPPGPADNNGELSDSLVLSVVDAACRYAIKVAFHIQPYKGCNDHTMHENIRYIMDKYRSHTAFYKSKTSTGNSLPLFYNYDSYLTSAEFXANVVTLSGSHFLHNTSYDAVFVALLVEEGHKHEILSAGYEGTYTYFVSNGFSFGSSHQNWNAIKTFCNSNKLMFIPSIGAGYINSSIRPWNNHNTRNXVNGKYYETALQAAVTVRLEIVSIASFNTWHEDTQIKKVVPKKTLTHLYLDYLPHQPSTYLELTRRWAEHCSKEKMSR, encoded by the exons CCGCACTCGGGAACCGAGCGCGGGCGGCAGCCCCTGCCCTTGCCCATCACCGGGCCGCCCCGCCACCCTCCCCGCCGGGACAAGGTACGGGCCGGTCTCGCGGGGAGCATCGTCGCTCCCGCAGGGGATCAGCCCTCGGCACCAAGGGACCCACCGCACATGCGTCCCGGTCCTGCCGTGACGGTGGAGGACACCG GCggccccgagcccccccccggTCACCGACCCCGGGGGGAGCCGACCGTGCCAGGCACGGGCACACAGCAGCCCCCCACCACCGCCCCACAGCCCATCACCGGGGCCACCAGTGGCTGCGGTCGCTCCCCTCCGCTGTGCCGCAACGCCCCAGCACAGGGCACCCGCTGCCCCCTCGCCGGTGCTGCTGGCACCCACGGGCCCCGACAGGTACCCAGGAATGCCGA ACCTGCTCTGTCCGGTGCCGCTGCGGGAGTGCTGGTTCCGCCCCGGCACCCACCCGGCCCAGCAGACAACAATGGTGAGCTGTCGGACAGCCTCGTGCTCTCCGTAGTGGATGCTGCGTGCAGGTACGCCATAAAG GTTGCCTTTCATATCCAGCCATACAAAGGGTGCAATGACCACACCATGCATGAGAATATCAGATACATCATGGACAA ATACAGATCACACACAGCTTTTTATAAGTCCAAGACCAGCACTGGCAATAGTCTCCCACTGTTTTATAACTATGATTCCTACTTGACATCGGCTGAATTCTGAGCCAACGTTGTCACGCTATCAGGCTCCCATTTTCTCCACAACACCTCTTACGACGCTGTGTTTGTAGCGCTGCTCGTGGAGGAGGGACACAAGCATGAAATCCTCTCCGCAGGGTATGAAGGCACGTACACATACTTTGTGTCCAACGGTTTCTCTTTTGGCTCATCCCACCAGAACTGGAATGCAATCAAAACTTTCTGCAACTCCAACAAGCTGATGTTCATCCCCAGCATTGGCGCAGGCTACATCAACAGCAGCATTCGCCCCTGGAACAACCACAACACTCGGAA AGTCAATGGGAAGTACTATgaaacagctctgcaggctgctgtcACGGTCAGGCTAGAGATCGTGTCCATCGCTTCCTTCAACACATGGCACGAAGACACCCAGATCAAGAAAGTTGTACCCAAGAAGACGCTGACACACCTTTATCTGGACTACCTTCCTCATCAGCCGAGCACATACCTGGAGCTGACTCGCAGGTGGGCAGAACATTGCAGCAAAGAGAAGATGTCACGCTGA
- the YRDC gene encoding threonylcarbamoyl-AMP synthase codes for MLRARRVALAGLARAGERAPGPAPAPGLGLGLGLGLGLARSARLLLPPGGAAQPDPQGWREAVAATVGALQAGGLVAVPTDTVYGVACLAQDSGAVRSIYSLKGRNGRKPLAICLGDVDSLYRYCQVNVPDELLRDLLPGPVTLVLKRSKELNKDLNPFTSLVGVRIPNHPFIRELARACSGPLALTSANVSCQASTLTVSEFQDLWPQLSLIIDGGPIGDVQSPECRLGSTVVDLSVSGKFTIIRPGCALTPTVEILRQKYGLIPESS; via the exons ATGCTGAGGGCGCGGCGGGTGGCGCTGGCGGGGCTGGCTCGGGCCGGGGAGAGAGCGCCGGgcccggcaccggcaccgggcctgggcctgggcctgggcctgggcctgggcctcGCCCGCAGCGCccgcctgctgctgccgccCGGCGGCGCCGCCCAGCCCGACCCACAAG GCTGGAGGGAGGCGGTGGCGGCCACCGTCGGTGCCTTGCAGGCGGGCGGGCTGGTGGCGGTGCCGACGGACACGGTGTACGGCGTGGCGTGCCTGGCCCAGGACTCCGGCGCCGTGCGGAGCATCTACAGCCTGAAGGGGCGGAACGGGAGGAAGCCGCTGGCCATCTGCCTCGGGGACGTGGACAGCCTCTACAG GTACTGCCAGGTGAACGTGCCGGACGAGCTGTTGCGGGACCTGCTTCCAGGACCTGTGACCCTGGTCTTAAAACGTTCAAAAGAACTAAACAAAGACTTGAATCCTTTCACGTCG TTGGTTGGTGTTCGTATTCCAAACCACCCTTTTATTAGAGAGTTGGCACGAGCTTGCTCTGGACCACTGGCTTTAACAAGCGCTAACGTCAGCTGTCAGGCGAGCACGCTGACGGTTTCG gaattccAAGACCTTTGGCCTCAGTTGTCCTTAATCATCGATGGAGGCCCAATAGGGGATGTCCAGAGCCCAGAGTGTCGTTTGGGGTCAACTGTGGTTGACTTATCTGTGTCGGGGAAGTTCACCATCATTCGTCCTGGCTG TGCACTGACACCTACAGTTGAAATCCTGAGGCAGAAGTATGGCTTGATACCAGAATCATCTTGA